One window of Penaeus chinensis breed Huanghai No. 1 chromosome 1, ASM1920278v2, whole genome shotgun sequence genomic DNA carries:
- the LOC125026116 gene encoding cuticle protein 18.6-like: MPFDFAYGVVDHYSGNDYSHNSNSDGNVVKGEYRVVLPDGRTQIVSYTADHETGYVAEVSYEGEAQYPETKPYQPASAYSAPAPAYKAPDQTYGTPAPVYETPAHLYGAPSH, encoded by the coding sequence ATGCCGTTTGACTTTGCGTACGGAGTAGTAGACCACTACAGCGGCAACGACTACTCCCACAACTCCAACTCAGACGGCAACGTCGTCAAGGGCGAATACCGCGTCGTTCTTCCCGACGGCCGCACTCAGATCGTCTCCTACACAGCCGATCACGAGACTGGCTATGTGGCTGAGGTcagctacgagggcgaggctcagtaccccgaaACCAAGCCCTACCAGCCAGCCTCTGCTTACTCTGCCCCTGCTCCTGCATACAAAGCCCCAGACCAGACTTATGGCACTCCTGCCCCTGTTTACGAAACCCCGGCACATCTCTATGGAGCGCCATCTCACTAA